In Streptomyces sp. NBC_00878, a single window of DNA contains:
- a CDS encoding TetR/AcrR family transcriptional regulator, whose amino-acid sequence MQIPEAAATAAADARPTGRRERKRRQVRDQLYAAALDLFVSQGYETTTMEQIAETADVARATVFNHFSQKVGFLEEWGAHRRARVAELIGSSQLGDLSTGDQLRRYLREMAELNIASRPETTILMDAAARVGSLLHDRSLEIELAKIVERGRQRGELRTGVDADQVGTMLAACYFSTVLRWIRVEPAPFDLRDRLDSALDVTLFGILDGKGEGPPPGR is encoded by the coding sequence ATGCAGATCCCGGAGGCAGCAGCCACAGCCGCAGCGGACGCCCGGCCGACCGGACGCCGCGAGCGCAAACGCCGACAGGTGCGCGATCAGCTCTACGCCGCCGCGCTGGACCTGTTCGTCTCCCAGGGATACGAGACGACGACCATGGAGCAGATCGCCGAGACCGCCGATGTCGCCCGGGCCACCGTCTTCAACCACTTCTCCCAGAAGGTCGGCTTCCTGGAGGAGTGGGGCGCCCACCGCCGGGCGCGCGTCGCGGAGCTCATCGGCTCGTCCCAGCTGGGGGACCTGTCGACAGGCGACCAACTGCGCCGCTACCTACGGGAGATGGCCGAGCTCAACATCGCCTCCCGGCCGGAGACCACCATCCTGATGGACGCCGCCGCCCGGGTCGGCAGCCTCCTGCACGACCGGTCCCTCGAAATCGAACTGGCGAAGATCGTCGAGCGGGGGCGGCAGCGCGGAGAGCTCCGGACCGGCGTCGACGCCGACCAGGTCGGCACCATGCTGGCCGCCTGCTACTTCTCCACGGTCCTGCGCTGGATCCGGGTGGAGCCCGCACCGTTCGACCTGCGCGACCGCCTCGACAGCGCGCTCGACGTCACCCTCTTCGGCATCCTCGACGGGAAGGGCGAGGGCCCGCCTCCCGGCCGCTGA
- a CDS encoding MBL fold metallo-hydrolase: MASLISPVGLVDLGRGCHAWIPQAGGWGMSNAGLVTGRGESLLVDTLFDLRLTRTMLTVMASLTDTAPISTVVNTHGNGDHWFGNQLVAHAEIIAARGSLTDMRQAGPAEVRALLAADSGAGRFARRIFDRFDHRHVRPVLPNRVFDGETVLDIGGTEVRLIDAGAAHSAGDTIVHVPGARTVYTGDIVFVGSTPIVWDGPIANGLAACDLLLGLDVDTVVPGHGPVTTKEAVRTVRDYLSYVHEEATARFTAGMPAADAARDIKLGPFADLEESERLAVNVYTVYRELDPGLPSLDGPEFFGRMACLAHP, encoded by the coding sequence GTGGCTTCCCTGATTTCTCCCGTGGGCCTGGTCGACCTGGGCCGTGGCTGTCATGCCTGGATTCCGCAGGCCGGCGGCTGGGGGATGAGCAATGCCGGGCTGGTCACCGGCAGGGGCGAGTCCCTGCTCGTCGACACCCTCTTCGACCTGCGCCTGACCCGGACCATGCTGACCGTGATGGCGTCACTGACGGACACCGCGCCCATCTCGACCGTGGTCAACACCCACGGCAACGGCGATCACTGGTTCGGCAACCAGCTCGTGGCCCACGCGGAGATCATCGCGGCCCGCGGATCGCTGACCGACATGCGGCAGGCGGGCCCGGCCGAGGTGCGGGCCCTGCTGGCCGCGGACAGCGGCGCCGGGCGGTTCGCCCGCCGGATCTTCGACCGCTTCGACCACCGCCATGTCCGGCCCGTCCTCCCGAACCGGGTGTTCGACGGCGAGACGGTCCTCGACATCGGCGGGACGGAGGTCCGGCTGATCGACGCGGGGGCCGCGCACAGCGCCGGGGACACGATCGTCCATGTCCCGGGCGCGCGGACCGTCTACACCGGTGACATCGTCTTCGTCGGCTCCACCCCCATCGTGTGGGACGGTCCGATCGCCAACGGGCTGGCCGCCTGCGACCTGTTGCTGGGCCTCGACGTGGACACCGTCGTGCCCGGACACGGCCCGGTCACCACCAAGGAGGCCGTCCGGACCGTCCGCGACTACCTGTCGTACGTCCATGAAGAGGCCACCGCCCGCTTCACCGCCGGGATGCCGGCCGCGGACGCCGCGCGGGACATCAAGCTCGGCCCCTTCGCCGACCTGGAGGAGAGCGAACGCCTCGCGGTCAACGTGTACACCGTCTACCGCGAACTCGATCCCGGCCTGCCCTCGCTCGACGGCCCCGAGTTCTTCGGCCGCATGGCCTGCCTCGCCCACCCCTGA
- a CDS encoding MFS transporter: MVSSPAYDPPAADPSAAPTGKPAAVQHRGTIVAGCLAVCLAQIGLVLPAAINGVMQRSLQTSGAELTWITDAFLVPAAVLALTFGVVGDLYGRKKLLVGGALLAAVGYLVSATSDSAAQLITGQALSGIGAAALFPASLAVIIAGTPTPAARARGLASWTTALSLGALIAPLLSGTVVEHTSFHWAFAATGVLAVATAAVAWWLTAESSAPDGRSLDWPGQITIALAMLALLYGIIQGPTDGWGSVTVVGCFVVAAVMLGAFIAAESRSKSPMLRLELFRNPAFAASAAMAVIGMFGFLGGAYDLSIRLGVIHHQSPLRVAVSFLIIQAVTPLIWPLLVRLLQKVGPGPMLVAGFVSLAVAQLWLRAVPMHETGIPALLGPLVLNGIGFGLVVAAITAAAVNVVPLHLTGMAAATTSLVRDLGQTLGPAIVGAVALATATDQLTGSLRSAALTPAEQGTATAVLDGGGPLALHTADLGPLSAKIAPLTERALTDSYGDVLLLTAAACATAAVIAAVFLGIRPRAAAPASTEGSRA, encoded by the coding sequence ATGGTCTCCAGCCCCGCCTACGATCCGCCCGCTGCCGACCCATCCGCCGCCCCGACCGGCAAGCCGGCCGCCGTCCAGCACCGGGGCACGATCGTCGCCGGCTGTCTGGCGGTCTGCCTCGCCCAGATCGGCCTCGTCCTGCCCGCCGCGATCAACGGCGTCATGCAGCGCTCCCTGCAGACCTCCGGCGCCGAACTCACCTGGATCACCGACGCGTTCCTCGTGCCCGCCGCGGTCCTGGCACTGACCTTCGGTGTCGTCGGTGACCTGTACGGCCGCAAGAAGCTCCTGGTGGGCGGCGCTCTCCTGGCCGCGGTCGGCTATCTCGTCTCCGCCACCTCCGACTCGGCGGCGCAACTGATCACCGGGCAGGCGCTGTCCGGCATCGGCGCCGCGGCCCTCTTCCCCGCCTCCCTCGCCGTGATCATCGCCGGGACCCCGACACCGGCGGCGCGCGCCCGAGGCCTGGCCTCCTGGACCACCGCACTGTCCCTGGGCGCCCTCATCGCTCCGCTGCTGTCCGGAACGGTCGTCGAACACACCTCCTTCCACTGGGCGTTCGCGGCCACCGGCGTCCTGGCGGTCGCCACCGCGGCCGTGGCCTGGTGGCTGACCGCCGAGTCGAGCGCACCCGATGGCCGCTCACTGGACTGGCCGGGACAGATCACCATCGCCCTCGCCATGCTGGCCCTGCTCTACGGCATCATCCAGGGCCCCACCGACGGTTGGGGGTCGGTGACGGTCGTCGGCTGCTTCGTCGTCGCCGCGGTGATGCTGGGGGCGTTCATCGCGGCCGAGTCGCGCAGCAAGTCACCGATGCTGCGCCTGGAACTGTTCCGCAACCCCGCGTTCGCGGCCTCGGCCGCCATGGCGGTGATCGGCATGTTCGGCTTCCTGGGCGGCGCGTACGACCTGAGCATCCGGCTCGGCGTCATCCATCACCAGAGCCCGCTGCGGGTCGCGGTGTCGTTCCTGATCATCCAGGCCGTCACCCCGCTCATCTGGCCGTTGTTGGTCCGCCTGCTCCAGAAGGTGGGGCCGGGTCCGATGCTGGTCGCCGGCTTCGTCTCGCTGGCCGTCGCCCAACTGTGGCTGCGTGCCGTGCCGATGCACGAGACCGGCATACCCGCCCTGCTGGGGCCGCTCGTGCTCAACGGGATCGGCTTCGGACTCGTCGTCGCCGCCATCACCGCAGCGGCCGTCAACGTCGTACCGCTCCACCTCACCGGCATGGCCGCCGCGACCACCAGCCTGGTCCGCGACCTCGGCCAGACCCTCGGCCCGGCGATCGTCGGCGCCGTCGCCCTCGCCACGGCCACCGACCAGCTGACCGGCAGCCTCCGCTCGGCGGCCCTCACTCCCGCCGAACAGGGCACGGCCACGGCCGTCCTCGACGGAGGCGGCCCCCTCGCGCTGCACACCGCCGACCTGGGCCCGCTCAGCGCCAAGATCGCCCCGCTCACCGAACGGGCCCTGACAGACAGCTACGGCGATGTCCTCCTGCTCACCGCCGCCGCCTGCGCGACCGCCGCCGTTATCGCCGCCGTGTTCCTGGGCATCAGGCCGCGCGCCGCCGCCCCCGCCTCGACGGAAGGGAGCCGGGCATGA
- a CDS encoding fumarylacetoacetate hydrolase family protein, producing the protein MRFATFLHGGRRQSGVVVDDKVHPFEVPAELQEFIKAGEDMLRTAAEDALARTAPLPLADVRLLPPLQPPTVRDFVTFERHVEGMARGHGDTVPEEWYAAPTFYFGNPYAVIGAHDDVPVPPGCERFDFELEVAAVIGKAGRDLSPERAREHILGYTIFNDWSARDLQGREMRVGLGPAKGKDSATTLGPWLVTADELEPHRTADGFLDLGLTVEVNGETVGHDRLANMAWTFEEMVAYASRGTWVRPGDVLGSGTCGNGGCLAELWGRHLIPEPPPLTPGDTVTMTVQGIGSISNTVVDGVPPTPVPPARRRH; encoded by the coding sequence ATGAGGTTCGCGACGTTCCTGCACGGCGGCCGACGGCAGTCGGGAGTCGTGGTGGACGACAAGGTCCACCCCTTCGAAGTCCCCGCCGAACTCCAGGAGTTCATCAAGGCGGGAGAGGACATGCTGCGTACGGCGGCCGAGGACGCCCTGGCCCGGACAGCGCCCCTGCCGCTGGCCGACGTACGGCTTCTGCCCCCTCTCCAGCCGCCCACGGTGCGGGACTTCGTGACCTTCGAGCGCCATGTCGAGGGCATGGCGCGGGGACACGGCGACACCGTCCCCGAAGAGTGGTACGCGGCCCCCACGTTCTACTTCGGCAATCCCTACGCGGTGATCGGCGCCCACGACGACGTGCCCGTCCCGCCCGGCTGCGAGCGCTTCGACTTCGAACTCGAAGTCGCCGCCGTCATCGGCAAGGCGGGCCGCGACCTCAGCCCGGAGCGGGCCCGCGAGCACATCCTCGGCTACACGATCTTCAACGACTGGTCGGCCCGCGATCTGCAAGGCCGCGAGATGCGCGTCGGACTGGGCCCGGCCAAGGGCAAGGACTCCGCCACCACCCTCGGCCCCTGGCTGGTCACCGCGGACGAACTCGAACCCCACCGCACCGCCGACGGCTTCCTCGACCTCGGCCTCACCGTCGAGGTCAACGGAGAGACCGTCGGCCACGACCGGCTCGCCAACATGGCGTGGACCTTCGAGGAGATGGTGGCCTACGCCTCCCGCGGCACCTGGGTCCGGCCCGGCGACGTCCTGGGCTCCGGAACCTGCGGCAACGGCGGCTGCCTGGCCGAACTCTGGGGCCGCCACCTAATCCCGGAACCGCCGCCGCTCACTCCCGGAGACACGGTCACCATGACCGTGCAGGGCATCGGCTCCATCAGCAACACCGTCGTCGACGGCGTACCGCCCACCCCCGTACCGCCCGCCCGGCGCAGACACTGA
- a CDS encoding nitrous oxide reductase family maturation protein NosD — protein MTKLHIAYLACTAAIIGAGLGAAPPIAADQHTTHVVFPGESIQKVVDAAESGDTVLLTPGTYRQSVKVSTPGLTLRGMGRGTVIRPAVKKAVNSCAEVGNGICVVGTKDRSVEGVTVASLTVTGFTGSGVLAQATDGLTVRNVTAVKNGVWGIAQEGSVRGVFRMNTARDNGDAGLFLANTIKAEAGAADTGGTVIERNRLEGNRIGITVRRLRNLTVSDNHITGNCAGVFVVSDENKPRAGALTVRDNRIARNNKSCPKSSRLEALQGSGIVLTGAEDTLVTRNRVTNNVGTSPLSGGIVLWKSFVGATSERNRITGNVLEGNGPADLVNTDTAGKGNTFERNTCRASQPAGLC, from the coding sequence GTGACGAAACTTCATATTGCCTACCTGGCTTGTACCGCGGCGATCATCGGGGCGGGGCTCGGGGCCGCCCCGCCGATTGCCGCCGACCAGCACACGACCCACGTGGTCTTCCCAGGAGAGTCGATCCAGAAAGTGGTGGACGCCGCCGAATCGGGAGACACCGTTCTCCTGACCCCCGGCACGTACCGCCAGAGCGTCAAGGTGAGCACGCCCGGACTCACCCTGCGCGGCATGGGCCGCGGCACAGTGATCAGACCGGCCGTGAAGAAGGCGGTCAACAGCTGTGCCGAGGTCGGCAACGGCATCTGCGTGGTCGGGACGAAGGACCGCAGCGTCGAGGGTGTCACGGTCGCCTCCCTGACCGTGACCGGCTTCACCGGGTCCGGAGTGCTCGCCCAGGCGACCGACGGTCTGACCGTGCGGAACGTGACCGCGGTGAAGAACGGGGTGTGGGGGATCGCCCAGGAGGGTTCGGTCCGCGGTGTGTTCCGGATGAACACCGCCCGGGACAACGGCGACGCGGGTCTGTTCCTCGCGAACACGATCAAGGCCGAGGCGGGCGCCGCCGACACCGGGGGAACGGTGATCGAACGCAACCGCCTCGAAGGCAACCGGATCGGCATCACCGTCCGGCGCCTGCGGAACCTCACCGTCTCGGACAACCACATCACCGGCAACTGCGCGGGCGTCTTCGTCGTCAGCGACGAGAACAAACCGAGGGCCGGCGCCCTGACCGTGCGCGACAACCGCATCGCGCGCAACAACAAGTCCTGCCCGAAGTCCTCACGGCTGGAAGCACTGCAGGGCTCCGGCATCGTGCTGACCGGCGCCGAGGACACCCTGGTGACGCGGAACCGGGTCACGAACAACGTCGGCACCTCCCCGCTGTCGGGCGGCATCGTCCTGTGGAAGAGCTTCGTGGGCGCCACCAGCGAGCGGAACCGGATCACCGGCAACGTGCTGGAGGGCAACGGCCCGGCGGACCTCGTCAACACGGACACGGCCGGCAAGGGCAACACCTTCGAACGCAACACCTGTCGGGCGTCCCAGCCCGCGGGACTGTGCTGA
- a CDS encoding methyltransferase, which yields MTTTQTVPPPAMRLRELVFGAACAAALRAAARLGVADALGDSPLAVADLAAAVKTEPKPLRRLLRALSCYGVFAERPDGTFTHTGMSRLLREDDPNSLRDIALWCTEPWTWDAWPKLDEAVRSGRNVVQDLYGKEFFPYLNEDAPESADVFNRAMTTSSVQSARDVAEFLDLSGSKSVADIGGGQGHVVASLLEKYPALHGTLLDLPRVVDNVDPRLREGGALADRMRLVPGDCRTAVPVQADVYVIKNILEWDDDSTTRTLRNVIEAGGPGARVVVIENLVDDTPSMRFSTAMDLLLLLNVGGAKHTTDSLVGRLTDAGLVIDDIRPVNPYLHAFDCTVPG from the coding sequence ATGACGACCACTCAGACCGTGCCGCCGCCGGCCATGCGGCTCAGGGAGCTGGTGTTCGGGGCGGCATGTGCGGCCGCCCTCCGCGCGGCCGCCCGGCTGGGGGTCGCCGACGCCCTCGGTGACAGCCCGCTGGCCGTGGCGGACCTCGCGGCGGCGGTGAAGACCGAGCCGAAGCCGCTGCGGCGGTTGCTGCGGGCCCTGTCCTGCTACGGCGTCTTCGCGGAGCGGCCGGACGGGACGTTCACGCACACCGGCATGTCCCGGCTGCTGCGCGAGGACGACCCGAACAGCCTGCGCGACATCGCGCTGTGGTGCACCGAGCCGTGGACCTGGGACGCCTGGCCGAAGCTGGACGAGGCGGTGCGCTCCGGCCGCAATGTCGTCCAGGACCTGTACGGCAAGGAGTTCTTCCCCTACCTGAACGAGGACGCCCCGGAGTCGGCCGACGTCTTCAACCGCGCCATGACGACCTCCAGCGTGCAGTCCGCGCGGGACGTCGCCGAGTTCCTCGACCTGTCGGGGAGCAAGTCGGTCGCCGACATCGGGGGCGGCCAGGGGCATGTGGTGGCGAGCCTGCTGGAGAAGTACCCGGCGCTCCACGGCACCCTGCTCGACCTGCCGCGCGTGGTGGACAACGTCGACCCACGGCTCCGTGAGGGAGGCGCGCTCGCGGACCGGATGCGCCTCGTGCCCGGTGACTGCCGTACGGCCGTCCCGGTCCAGGCCGACGTGTACGTCATCAAGAACATCCTGGAGTGGGACGACGACAGCACGACCCGCACCCTGCGCAACGTCATCGAGGCGGGCGGTCCCGGCGCACGGGTCGTGGTCATCGAGAACCTTGTCGACGACACGCCCTCGATGCGGTTCAGCACCGCCATGGACCTGCTGCTGCTCCTCAACGTCGGAGGGGCCAAGCACACCACCGACAGCCTGGTCGGCAGGCTGACGGACGCGGGGCTGGTCATCGACGACATCCGCCCGGTCAACCCGTATCTGCACGCGTTCGACTGCACCGTCCCCGGCTGA
- a CDS encoding SRPBCC family protein: MAGHTQNEITIAAPVDLVWDITNDVAGWPGLFSEYASAEIMSREGNKTTFRLTMHPDDNGKVWSWVSERETDRDTLSVRARRVETGPFAYMNIVWEYEKVLDGTRMVWTQDFEMKPDAPVDDDWMTDNINRNSKVQMALIRDRIERAATERRRVPMLSD; encoded by the coding sequence ATGGCCGGACACACGCAGAACGAGATCACCATCGCCGCGCCGGTCGACCTGGTCTGGGACATCACCAACGACGTCGCGGGCTGGCCGGGGCTGTTCAGCGAGTACGCCTCCGCCGAGATCATGTCCAGGGAGGGGAACAAGACCACCTTCCGGCTGACCATGCACCCCGACGACAACGGCAAGGTGTGGAGCTGGGTCTCGGAACGGGAAACGGACCGCGACACGCTCAGTGTGCGGGCCCGCCGCGTCGAGACCGGCCCCTTCGCCTACATGAACATCGTCTGGGAGTACGAGAAGGTGCTCGACGGCACCCGGATGGTGTGGACGCAGGACTTCGAGATGAAGCCGGACGCTCCGGTCGACGACGACTGGATGACGGACAACATCAACCGGAACTCCAAGGTCCAGATGGCCCTGATCCGGGACCGTATCGAGCGGGCCGCCACGGAACGCCGGCGCGTGCCGATGCTGTCCGACTGA
- a CDS encoding acyl carrier protein: MSDRITVEELSELMKKSAGVTVTPEELQERYESDFGALGIDSLGLLGIVGELENRYGTPMPTDTEKSKSPRQFLELANSALLAGA, translated from the coding sequence ATGAGTGACCGCATCACCGTGGAAGAGCTGTCCGAGCTCATGAAGAAGTCCGCCGGAGTCACCGTCACCCCGGAGGAACTCCAGGAGCGGTACGAATCCGACTTCGGCGCCCTCGGTATCGACTCGCTCGGTCTGCTCGGCATCGTGGGCGAGCTGGAGAACCGGTACGGCACGCCGATGCCTACCGACACGGAGAAGAGCAAGAGCCCGCGGCAGTTCCTCGAACTCGCCAACAGCGCGCTTCTGGCGGGTGCGTGA
- a CDS encoding ketosynthase chain-length factor has protein sequence MSAARPRRAAVTGIGVVAPNGTSTETFWKSTSEGISVLDRVTREGCEHLPLRVAGEIRGFDPPSAIEGRYLVQTDRFTHFAMAAADLALDDARLGGPGTDTDTDDSPFSVGVVTAAGSGGGEFGQRELQQLWGKGSRFVGPYQSIAWFYAASTGQISIRRGFKGPCAVVAADEAGGLDALAHAVRAVRRGTDVMVAGATEAPLAPYSMVCQLGYEELSTIDDPERAYRPFTAAACGFVPAEGGAMLVVEAEESARERGVPVRAILAGHAATFTGASRWEESREGLAQAIRGALREAGCAPEEIDVVFADALGVPEADRAEALAIADALGTHGRRVPVTAPKTAFGRGYGAAPVLDVAAAVLAMEHGVIPPTPNVFDVCHDLDLVTTRARAAEPRTALVLSRGLMGSNSALVLRLGADDAS, from the coding sequence ATGAGCGCAGCACGTCCTCGGCGCGCGGCCGTCACCGGAATCGGTGTGGTCGCGCCCAACGGAACCAGCACCGAGACCTTCTGGAAGTCCACCAGCGAGGGCATCAGCGTCCTGGACCGGGTCACCCGGGAAGGCTGCGAGCACCTGCCGCTGCGGGTGGCCGGCGAGATCCGGGGCTTCGACCCGCCGTCGGCGATCGAGGGCCGCTACCTCGTCCAGACCGACCGGTTCACGCACTTCGCGATGGCCGCGGCCGACCTCGCACTCGACGACGCCCGCCTCGGCGGGCCCGGCACCGACACCGACACCGACGACTCGCCGTTCTCGGTGGGCGTGGTCACCGCGGCCGGTTCCGGCGGCGGTGAGTTCGGTCAGCGGGAGCTCCAGCAGCTGTGGGGCAAGGGCAGCCGCTTCGTCGGGCCGTACCAGTCCATCGCCTGGTTCTACGCCGCGAGCACCGGCCAGATCTCCATCCGCCGCGGCTTCAAGGGCCCCTGCGCGGTGGTCGCCGCCGACGAGGCCGGCGGCCTGGACGCCCTGGCGCATGCGGTACGGGCCGTGCGGCGCGGCACCGACGTGATGGTGGCCGGCGCGACCGAGGCGCCGCTCGCCCCCTACTCGATGGTCTGCCAGCTCGGCTACGAGGAGCTGAGCACCATCGACGACCCGGAGCGGGCCTACCGCCCGTTCACCGCCGCGGCCTGCGGATTCGTGCCCGCCGAAGGCGGCGCGATGCTCGTCGTGGAAGCCGAGGAATCGGCCCGGGAGCGGGGCGTGCCCGTGCGGGCCATCCTGGCGGGACACGCGGCGACGTTCACCGGCGCCTCCCGCTGGGAGGAGTCCCGGGAGGGACTGGCCCAGGCCATTCGGGGCGCCCTGCGCGAGGCCGGCTGCGCGCCCGAGGAGATCGACGTGGTCTTCGCCGACGCCCTCGGTGTACCGGAGGCGGACCGGGCCGAAGCGCTGGCGATCGCGGACGCCCTGGGCACGCACGGCAGGCGCGTCCCCGTCACGGCGCCGAAGACCGCCTTCGGCCGGGGGTACGGGGCGGCCCCCGTCCTGGACGTCGCCGCCGCGGTGCTCGCGATGGAGCACGGCGTGATCCCGCCCACCCCCAACGTCTTCGACGTCTGCCACGACCTCGACCTCGTCACCACCCGCGCCCGTGCCGCCGAGCCGCGCACGGCACTGGTCCTCAGCCGAGGACTCATGGGGTCGAACTCGGCGCTCGTGCTCCGGCTCGGCGCCGACGACGCCTCGTAG
- a CDS encoding beta-ketoacyl synthase, with protein sequence MTRRVAVTGIGVVAPGGIGVPAFWDLLSNGRTATRGITFFDPAGLRSRIAAECDFDPAALGLDAEQIARCDRYIQFALVAGDEAVRDSGLDLAAEDPWRIGVSLGTAVGGTTRLEQDYVLVSEGGTRWDVDHREARPHLHRAFSPSTLASTVAERFEARGPVQTVSTGCTSGLDAVGYAFHTIEEGRADICIAGASDSPISPITMACFDAIKATSPNNDDPAHASRPFDADRNGFVMGEGGAVLVLEELAHARARGAHVYCELSGYATFGNAYHMTGLTSEGLEMARAIEDALGQARLDGSAIDYVNAHGSGTVQNDRHETAAVKRVLGAHAYDTPMSSIKSMVGHSLGAIGAIEVVACALALAHQVVPPTANYETPDPECDLDYVPRVARERRLNNVLSVGSGFGGFQSAVIMTLPRETTR encoded by the coding sequence ATGACGCGGCGCGTGGCGGTCACCGGCATAGGCGTCGTCGCGCCGGGCGGCATCGGCGTACCGGCGTTCTGGGATCTCCTGTCCAACGGGCGGACGGCGACGCGGGGCATCACGTTCTTCGACCCGGCCGGGCTGCGTTCGCGGATCGCCGCCGAGTGCGACTTCGACCCGGCGGCCCTCGGGCTGGACGCGGAGCAGATCGCACGCTGCGACCGGTACATCCAGTTCGCCCTGGTCGCCGGGGACGAGGCGGTACGGGACTCCGGTCTCGACCTCGCCGCGGAGGACCCGTGGCGCATCGGGGTCTCGCTGGGTACCGCGGTCGGCGGAACCACCCGGCTGGAGCAGGACTACGTGCTGGTCAGCGAGGGCGGCACGCGCTGGGACGTGGACCACCGGGAGGCCCGACCGCATCTGCACCGGGCGTTCTCGCCCAGCACCCTCGCCTCGACGGTGGCGGAGCGGTTCGAGGCACGCGGGCCGGTGCAGACCGTCTCCACCGGCTGCACCTCGGGGCTCGACGCGGTCGGGTACGCCTTCCACACCATCGAGGAGGGCCGGGCCGACATCTGCATAGCAGGCGCCTCGGACTCCCCGATCTCCCCGATCACCATGGCCTGCTTCGACGCGATCAAGGCCACCTCCCCGAACAACGACGACCCCGCCCACGCCTCGCGCCCCTTCGACGCGGACCGCAACGGGTTCGTCATGGGCGAGGGCGGCGCCGTACTCGTCCTGGAGGAGCTGGCACACGCAAGGGCCCGCGGCGCCCATGTGTACTGCGAGCTCAGCGGCTATGCCACCTTCGGCAACGCCTACCACATGACCGGTCTGACCAGCGAGGGCCTGGAAATGGCCCGGGCCATCGAGGACGCCCTCGGCCAGGCCCGGCTGGACGGCTCGGCGATCGACTACGTCAACGCGCACGGGTCGGGCACCGTGCAGAACGACCGGCACGAGACGGCCGCGGTCAAACGGGTCCTGGGCGCGCACGCCTACGACACCCCGATGAGCTCCATCAAGTCCATGGTGGGCCACTCCCTCGGCGCGATCGGCGCGATCGAGGTCGTCGCCTGTGCGCTGGCTCTGGCCCACCAGGTCGTCCCGCCCACCGCCAACTACGAGACCCCGGACCCCGAGTGCGACCTGGACTACGTCCCGCGCGTCGCCCGCGAGCGACGGCTGAACAACGTGCTCTCCGTGGGCAGCGGGTTCGGCGGCTTCCAGTCCGCGGTGATCATGACCCTGCCGAGGGAGACGACACGATGA
- a CDS encoding cupin domain-containing protein → MAPVDTSPVRRNVVNKRHPGIVDLSEAEPNTRRGGDLRALLTPTTVGSTSGFMGVAIVQPGDRIAEHYHPYSEEFVYVVCGHFEVDLDGEAHPLGPEQGLLIPAHLRHRFRNVGDVEARMVFHLGPLAPSPPLGHVDTEDADGVPIAVEPAHAGAGRAAQRRQVRS, encoded by the coding sequence ATGGCACCTGTCGACACATCACCTGTTCGGAGGAACGTCGTGAACAAACGTCATCCCGGAATAGTCGATCTCAGCGAGGCCGAGCCCAACACTCGGCGCGGTGGCGATCTGCGCGCGCTGCTCACCCCCACCACGGTCGGCTCGACCAGCGGTTTCATGGGCGTGGCCATCGTGCAGCCCGGCGACCGCATCGCCGAGCACTACCACCCGTACTCCGAGGAGTTCGTCTACGTCGTCTGCGGACACTTCGAGGTGGACCTGGACGGCGAAGCCCACCCGCTGGGGCCCGAGCAGGGGCTCCTGATCCCCGCCCACCTGCGGCACCGCTTCCGCAACGTGGGTGATGTGGAGGCCCGCATGGTCTTCCATCTCGGCCCGCTCGCCCCGAGCCCGCCGCTCGGCCACGTCGACACCGAGGACGCCGACGGCGTACCGATCGCGGTGGAGCCGGCCCACGCGGGTGCGGGGCGGGCGGCCCAGCGACGTCAGGTCCGTTCATGA